In the genome of Candidatus Brocadiaceae bacterium, the window CGGTCTCCAGGCGGCAGCCGCGCCGCTCGAACTCGTGGTGCAGCACCTGCAGAACGGTCTGGAGCACATCGGCGAAGTCGGCGGCGCGATCCCCGTCTGCGGGCGCCCGGGCATAGCGGAGCAGGCCGCTGACGGTGCGGTTGAGGCGGTTGATCTCCTCGACGATCAGATCGCTCTCCTCCACCTCGATCCCGCGCGCCTCCAGGTCCTCGGCCAGGCACTGGACCAGCGACTTGATGGAGCTGAGGGGGTTGCGCACCTCGTGGGCGACGCTGGCGGCCAACTGCCCCAGGCTGACCAGCTTCTCCCGTCCATAGAGGCGGCGCTGGAGCCGCATCGTCTCCTGGATCAACTCCGCCCGGCCCATGGCGTCGGCGATCCGGTTCGCCATGACGACCAGTTGCTCCGAGGCGTCCTCGCTCAGCGGCAGCACGGCCGGCGACCGCCCGACGGCAATCAGGCCGCAGTGGCGCCCGGCCTGCACGACCGGGTAGACGCTGTAGGCCCCCAGCTTCCGCATCGCCGTCAGACAGGGCGCGTTGCGGACCTCCTGGCGCTCCAGCCAGGCGGACCCGGACGTCTCGCAGACGGCGAGGATCGCGTCGAAGTCGGCCTCGGAGAACGTGCGCGGCGTCCGGCTGCCGTAACGGGCGATCCGGTCCTCGCGGCGCAGCAGGATCGTGGCGCTGCGCACCCTGCAGCCGTCCCGGATGGCCCGACAGACGCGTTCGAGGGCCTTCTGCGGCTCGACCATGGGGTCCGCCAGCACGTCCTGATTGACCACGCTCAGCCGCTGTGCGGCGTCGGCGCTGCGGGGGAAGACCACCAGCCGCAGCAGCCGGCGCAGTCCGTCGCCCATGCGGGGGAACAGGTAGACGAGCCCGATCACCAGGATCGCCTCGACCAGGGGCGTGTTGAGTCCCTCCACGCGCTGCCCGAGCCAGAGCGACAGCTCGCGGATCAGGACGTAGTAGATGCCGATGGCCAGAAGGGTCAGGAACGCGTAGAAGATGCTGCGGCGCAGGACGAACTCGAGGTAGTTGTGCCGGTAGACGTAGTAGGCGAAGACGACGCCCGGGAACAGCGCGGCCAGGCCGACCATCAGGTCGCCCTCGGACGCCGGCCGCAGCGCCGCCGCCTGGCCCTCCATCAGCAGGGGGCTGGCCATCAGGGCCCCGGCCACCAGCACGATGCCCCAGAACAGCATCCGGAACAGGCGCTCCTCGTGCACGTCCCGCACGCGCCGGACCTGCCGGAAGCAGACCCATGCGCTCGAGACCAGCGAGAGGGCCAGCCAGGCGGCGAAGGCGCGACCCGCCGGCCCGGCGCTGACCGGCGCCAGGCGGGCCTCGCCCCCGATGATGTGCACCAGGAGGACGGCGAACGGCAGCACCGGCAGAACCAGCGCCCCGCCCAGCAGCCCCAGGACCCGGCCCGGCAGCCGCCGCTTCCGCTCGTGGAAATACAGGAGCGCCATCAGAAGAAGAAGGCTGGGCACCACGGCCACGCCCAGGCAGCAGAACACGTCCGTCACCCGCACGATGGCCGCCGGGCGACGGCCGATCAGAAGCTCCGCCGACCGGTCCAGCGCGTTGCCCAGATACCAGAGCCCCGCGCTCGCACCCAGGAACAGCAGGATCATCTCGCTGGCCGTCTTGCCGCGCCGGCGCACCACCAGGCCCGTCAGGACGCCGTAGAGCACGGTGCCGAGGATGTAGACGATTGTGGACGCGATGGCGGCCATGGCCACCGTATGCTATCCCTGCCAGCCGAACCTGTCAACGCGGCCGGCCGGCCGGCCCAAGACGCCGATTGACAGCGGTGGAGTCCTGCTCCTACAATCACCTGTGATTCTCCAGGGAGGGGGGAAGGTGCCGGAACAAGCGTCAACGCCCGAAGGGCTCCGACGGGGTTCGGTCGTCGGCGGCCTGACCCTGGCCGACTGCCTCACGACCGACCAGTTCAGCTCCCTGTGGCTCGCCCGACCCCCCAGGGATGCCCGGCCCGACACCTGCATCCGCGCGATCCCCGTCGCCAACCTGCAGACCCCCCGGGCCCAGGCGCGGCTGACCGAGGAACTGACCTTCTGGCAGGACCTCTCCGGCCGCTGCGCGGTCGACCTGTACGACCGCCGTCCGGACCGCCGGCACTACGTCATGGTCATGCGGTACATCCCCGGGGGCTCGCTGGCCGACCACCTCGGGGACGCCGATACGGACGACCGGATCGAGCACCTCGCCCTGGACTTCGCCTCGGCCCTGCGGGAACTCCACGGGGCGACCGGCGCTCACGGAAACCTGAAGCCGTCGAACGTCTTCGCCCTCCCGGGCGGCGGCGTCCTGTTCAGCGACTTCGCCATCGGCCTGTGGGCCGACGAGTGGGAACGGGGGTGCAGCGCCCTCGAACCCCACCTGATCCACCCCTATCAGGACCCGCAGCAGCGCGCAAACGTCCGGGACTTCGATACGCGCTCGGACGTGTACGCCTTCGGCCGCATCCTGCAGCACCTCCACACGGGCGTCCAGCCGGACCTCGCCGCCCCCGCGCCGCCCATCGATGAGAGCCGGTGGCCCGGGCGGCTGGGCTCGATCGTCCAGAGGTGCCTGGCCCCCGAGCGCGCCGACCGGCCCGCGGACGGGTTCGAGCTGTTCGACGTTCTCAGCAGCAGCATCGTCCTGGTGGTGGGCGACGGGCCGGCCGGCCCGGCCTTCCAGGACACACCGGCGCGCGAGACGGACCCGGGCGCCCTCCGGGAGGAGGCCAGCCGGCTCTCCGAGGAGGGCCGGCTGGCTGCCGCGCTGGACATCCTGGAGTCGCTGCCGCCCGACACCGAAGGGGTGACCGCGCTGATCGACGAGATCGAGCGCCGGCACCAGGCATGTGAGACCCTCCTTCAGGAGGCCGTGAGCCTGGCCGAGATGGGCAAGCCGGAATCCGCCCTGGATACGATTGCCCGGGCCGAGTCGCTCTGCGCGGACAGCGACACCCTGCTGGCGATCAAGGCGGACCTCGCCGTCACCGTGGCCTCCACCGCGCGGGAGACGGCCGCCTCCGCAGAGGACGTGGCCGCCCCGCGCGAGGCGCTCCCGCAGCCGCTCGTGGACGCGCTGGAGTCAGAACGATACCCGGTGGCCCGCACGCACCTGGAGACGTTCATCCTGGCCGGCCCCCTGAGCGACGAAGGTCTTGCCGCCGTCGCCCGCTTCCGCAAGGGGCGAATGCACAGAGCGTTCTGCGACAGCATCGCCGAGGCCCGCCGCCTCTACGTGCTGGGCTATCGCCGCAAGGCCGGCCGGGCCTGGCTGGAGGCCGCCGCCTGGCTGCCCAACGGGCCGGAGCGCAGTCGTCTGCGCGCCATCGCGGCCGCCGCCGAGCGCGGGACCCTCGTGCTGGACGTGGACGCACTGGGCCTGGCCGACCTGCCGCCGGGGGAGGCTGCAGCGCGCTTCGCCGACGCCCGGCCCTTGCGCCCCCTGCTTGTCGCCGTCGCGGTCATCCTGGTGCTGGCCGCCGCCCTGCTGCTGCTCACGACCTGCGCCGGGAACTGACCGCGCCGCTTCCCCCCGCTTCGGAATTCCCCTTGACGTCGTTGCCGTCGGCAGGCTATT includes:
- a CDS encoding protein kinase, encoding MPEQASTPEGLRRGSVVGGLTLADCLTTDQFSSLWLARPPRDARPDTCIRAIPVANLQTPRAQARLTEELTFWQDLSGRCAVDLYDRRPDRRHYVMVMRYIPGGSLADHLGDADTDDRIEHLALDFASALRELHGATGAHGNLKPSNVFALPGGGVLFSDFAIGLWADEWERGCSALEPHLIHPYQDPQQRANVRDFDTRSDVYAFGRILQHLHTGVQPDLAAPAPPIDESRWPGRLGSIVQRCLAPERADRPADGFELFDVLSSSIVLVVGDGPAGPAFQDTPARETDPGALREEASRLSEEGRLAAALDILESLPPDTEGVTALIDEIERRHQACETLLQEAVSLAEMGKPESALDTIARAESLCADSDTLLAIKADLAVTVASTARETAASAEDVAAPREALPQPLVDALESERYPVARTHLETFILAGPLSDEGLAAVARFRKGRMHRAFCDSIAEARRLYVLGYRRKAGRAWLEAAAWLPNGPERSRLRAIAAAAERGTLVLDVDALGLADLPPGEAAARFADARPLRPLLVAVAVILVLAAALLLLTTCAGN